The following are encoded in a window of Amaranthus tricolor cultivar Red isolate AtriRed21 chromosome 2, ASM2621246v1, whole genome shotgun sequence genomic DNA:
- the LOC130805958 gene encoding uncharacterized protein LOC130805958 has product MAPPQGEAILTSLSMPNKTLTRPSRLSNSNFKRVVSENDLFKLNNEIDREIEETTELPSISEVENAKCECCGMCEEYTPEYIKRVRDKFLGKWICGLCGDAVKEEMEKNEGNCIKEALEVHMSHCVRFNKFGRYYPVLCQAQAMRELLKRSSRVRGKSMSPRDHLRGLKKDGMTRSSSCMSLTNNNPNNED; this is encoded by the coding sequence ATGGCCCCACCACAAGGAGAGGCCATTCTTACATCCTTGTCTATGCCAAATAAAACCTTAACCAGACCATCAAGACTCTCTAATTCCAATTTTAAGAGGGTGGTCTCTGAAAATGATTTATTCAAGTTGAATAATGAGATTGATAGAGAGATTGAAGAAACAACAGAACTTCCATCCATTTCGGAAGTAGAAAATGCAAAGTGCGAGTGTTGTGGGATGTGTGAGGAGTACACACCGGAGTACATAAAGCGTGTTCGAGATAAATTTCTCGGGAAATGGATATGTGGGTTGTGTGGTGATGCGGTAAAGGAAGAAATGGAGAAAAATGAAGGGAATTGCATTAAGGAAGCCCTAGAGGTTCATATGAGCCATTGTGTGAGGTTCAATAAATTTGGTAGGTATTATCCTGTGTTATGCCAAGCACAAGCTATGAGGGAGTTATTAAAAAGGAGCTCTAGGGTTAGGGGTAAGTCTATGAGCCCTAGAGATCACCTTAGAGGTCTAAAAAAAGATGGCATGACTAGGAGCTCTAGTTGCATGTCTTTAACCAATAACAATCCTAATAATGAGGATTGA